The following nucleotide sequence is from Paenibacillus andongensis.
TTTGTGCTGGAAGCCGGAGATGCAGCAGCGCCACTGCTTCCTTCATTTTTCGAAGACGAACACCCGGCAATCACTCCCGTTAACATGACTGTGACAAGCGACAATGTCGCCAACTTCGCTTTCTTTTTCATCGTATCCCCCCCACAAGTTATCATTCTTTACACCTTCATCATATCGTTCAATGAAGTGAGCGACTAACACTCAAACGACTTCATAATAGCGTTTTCACGACTTATTGATCTTTGTTGTTTTGGCTTCTATATTCCATCGGCCCTAATCCGACGTGTTTTTTAAATAGTTTTGTAAAATAGGAGAAATTCGTGTACCCCAAAGTTGATGCAATAGCGCTTACAGGGCGCTCCGTATGCGACAATAACTCTTTGGCAACTTTGACTTTTTCAAGAACAATATAATCGGATAGGACATAACCCGTCTCTTTTTTAAAAATCCTCGTTAAATAATCCGGATGGAGAAATACTTGATCTGCGATGATTTCGCGCGTCATATCTTGGTCCAAGTTAAGGGATATAAAGCTTTTCACGGTCTGAACGATCTTTTCTGTCTCTTTGACCGCTTCTGCATGGATCATCGCTTTGCTCACAGCATGACGAACCCAGGCGAGCATATCCGTTATAGACCGCACCGCCGACTCCGAAATACGTCTTGACTCTTCATCTCCAAATAATTGGTTGGCTTCAATGCCTCTCAAGTTTAGATAGGAGAATACGACTTGTGTGAAATTTTGATTGAATTGGTGTAAGATTTCAGCATTTATTCCTTGATTGTTGACAAGACTGCCTACAATCGTTTCCACTTCATGAACGACTGCATCTTTAGTAGCTGTCTTCATAAGAGAGGCGACTCCTCCCAATGCTGGCAGCTTTGCATGGGGCATGGAGGTGCCGTTATGATGCTGAAGATAGACTTGGTTCACGAAGGCAACATTGTTCCGATCATGTCTCCGCAATTCTGCTACTATTTCAGCCATTTCAAATGCTTCTACAGATTGTCCAAAATAACAGGAGAGGTCACAGTAAAAATAATCGTTACAAGAATCGATATATCGTTCACAAGCTCGGTAGAGTTGTTCGTATTCCCAATTCGTTCCCCTGTTTGCAACCATGATCACCAAGAGCATTCCCCGATCCAAGTGAAAACATATTCCGTTTGAGCCGTCACCGATCAGAATTTCTTCGGCTGAATTTTTAAGGGCATACTCAAGGATCTTCTCATCTCTCCGATTTAACTCTCTTTTCCATTTCTGGACCGAAATGAGGATGGGGAGAAAGACCGATTCTTCCGTAATAGGAATGTGATGCAATTCCACTTGATCTCGTATCGCGGCCGGCTGGCTGGGTATGGAATGGTTGATTAAGTCCACCCAGAACCGTTCGATAATAAAAGAATGATGCTTGAGCCATAACTGATGGGATTGACTATTTCTATTGAATTCACTATTTCGATTTATAATGTCCTGTGCCTTTCGTATGGCATTTTCCAAGTCAACTGCACGGACAGGCTTGAGTAAATAATCAACGCTCCCAAGCTGAAGCGCTTCTTTCGCGTATTTAAAATCAGCATGACTTGTGAAGAAGATCGTCGCCGTATTCGGGTGATGCTCTCTCACCCAAGTCAGCAAATCAAATCCGCTGCCTTGGGGCATTTCGATATCACATAGCAGAATATCGATCCTTTCCTTTACGAACAATTCTTTGGCTTGTCTGATATTAATGGCTGTGAGCAGTTTGCTGATGCCTAATTTATTCAGATCAAGATCAGATTTCACCCCTTCAATGGCGAGAACTTCGTCGTCAACAATGAGTAGATGAACATTCATCTGGTTTCCTCCATTCCTGGATTTGTAGGAATAATCATCTCTATTTTAGCTCCGTGGGATTCCTTGTCGTTATCATATACGATGAATGCGGCTTCACCGTACAAGAGTCGTAATCGCCGCTCCACATTCCAAATCCCAGTATGCTCACCACGTTCATTTTCCACACTTCTACCTGCTTTCAGGTTTTCAAGTACGTCGTTCTTAAATCCAAGACCTGTATCTCTAATGCTTATTTTCATTCTGGAGCCGATCTCTTCAATCAGAAATTCAAT
It contains:
- a CDS encoding response regulator transcription factor, which codes for MNVHLLIVDDEVLAIEGVKSDLDLNKLGISKLLTAINIRQAKELFVKERIDILLCDIEMPQGSGFDLLTWVREHHPNTATIFFTSHADFKYAKEALQLGSVDYLLKPVRAVDLENAIRKAQDIINRNSEFNRNSQSHQLWLKHHSFIIERFWVDLINHSIPSQPAAIRDQVELHHIPITEESVFLPILISVQKWKRELNRRDEKILEYALKNSAEEILIGDGSNGICFHLDRGMLLVIMVANRGTNWEYEQLYRACERYIDSCNDYFYCDLSCYFGQSVEAFEMAEIVAELRRHDRNNVAFVNQVYLQHHNGTSMPHAKLPALGGVASLMKTATKDAVVHEVETIVGSLVNNQGINAEILHQFNQNFTQVVFSYLNLRGIEANQLFGDEESRRISESAVRSITDMLAWVRHAVSKAMIHAEAVKETEKIVQTVKSFISLNLDQDMTREIIADQVFLHPDYLTRIFKKETGYVLSDYIVLEKVKVAKELLSHTERPVSAIASTLGYTNFSYFTKLFKKHVGLGPMEYRSQNNKDQ